In Arthrobacter citreus, a single genomic region encodes these proteins:
- a CDS encoding DNA-binding protein, with translation MLEKADLPQVLRAEDIAKYLRISSRRAYEIFDVVGFPKMLIGRSKRVEREKFLDWLDEQNHIDVK, from the coding sequence ATGTTAGAAAAAGCAGATTTACCTCAAGTTTTAAGAGCAGAAGATATAGCTAAATATTTAAGAATTTCTTCACGACGTGCTTATGAAATTTTTGATGTTGTAGGCTTTCCAAAAATGCTAATTGGGAGATCTAAACGAGTTGAAAGGGAAAAGTTTTTGGACTGGTTAGATGAGCAAAATCACATTGATGTTAAATAA
- a CDS encoding Rha family transcriptional regulator, whose product MSTIQVVSHNGLNVISSVEIAEMVGKDHSDLMKSVRKYIETLHSANLPSENFFLASEYQNSRNQKQPCFLLSKKGCDMVANKMTGEKGILFTAAYVDKFYEMEKSITQQLPPMTPLQMINTISTEMMKQDERLNSLEDKVNNQLTLDFGQQRCVQNAKNKRVYQLWNNGKINTDILDTVQKVHAAIGRDLKNAFAVNSFRDIRKHEYEEAINYINAWRPSLV is encoded by the coding sequence ATGAGTACTATACAAGTTGTTAGTCATAACGGATTAAATGTTATTAGTTCAGTAGAAATTGCTGAAATGGTTGGTAAAGATCACAGCGATTTAATGAAATCAGTTCGTAAGTATATTGAAACTCTTCACTCGGCAAATCTTCCTAGTGAAAATTTCTTTTTAGCTAGTGAATACCAAAATTCAAGAAATCAAAAACAACCATGTTTCTTACTTAGTAAAAAAGGTTGCGATATGGTAGCTAACAAAATGACAGGTGAAAAGGGAATTTTATTCACAGCAGCTTATGTAGATAAGTTTTATGAAATGGAAAAATCAATAACTCAACAATTACCGCCAATGACTCCATTACAAATGATTAATACCATTTCAACTGAAATGATGAAGCAAGATGAAAGGTTAAATTCATTAGAGGACAAAGTAAACAACCAATTAACTTTAGATTTTGGTCAACAAAGATGTGTTCAAAATGCTAAGAATAAACGTGTGTATCAGCTTTGGAATAATGGGAAAATCAACACTGACATTCTAGATACAGTCCAAAAAGTTCATGCTGCTATTGGTAGAGACTTAAAAAATGCATTTGCTGTAAACAGTTTTAGAGACATTCGTAAACATGAATATGAGGAAGCGATCAACTACATAAACGCTTGGAGACCTAGCTTAGTTTAA